The Actinomycetota bacterium genome contains the following window.
CTACCACTATCTAATAGGAGATAAGGCCAGGACTCCGCTCCTGACCCAGGAATTCGATTTGATGGTTGGAAGGCGGATCGGCAAAAGGGATAAGAGCCTCAGGCCAAGCCCCGTCAGTATGTATTCGAGATATTCAATGAATTCAACGAAGAGCAAGGCATGTAATAGGGGAATCCATTCCGCTGTCAGCACCCGGCCCTCCTTTTGCGAGAAGGCGTAGAAGTTCAAGATCGTCCTCCCCATCCATACGGGCTTCTGTCGGGTCCCTCGGGGAAATTTTAAGTACGTTCTTCCCATCCTGCCTGATGACGTGGCCAGGATCCTCCCCTGCCTTAAGATCCCCGCCTTCCTTGATGGCCTGGAGGTCTTGGGTTGCTGTACGTGTTCAGGGACAGGTAACGGGATATAATAAGGTGACAAGCTATATGGGCTACGGACTCTGCGAAGATCTTAGAGCAGACGGGAAAACAGCCGTGTCGACGAGGGCTAAATTGATGGTCGGCTTTGCTCTGATAGGGCTTACCCTCATAGGGTTCCTCGTCACCGATATCGTCATCACATCGGAACTCGATGACCTCAGTAAAGAACAGAGCCTGGTGGCGGATGAGATGGCTAGGGAGTATGCACTCAGGAGCGCGATCGAGGGGTCCGTCATCTCGGCCGAGGTACTGCTGCAGGGAGGTGTTGGCCGGGAGGAGTACGAAGCAGCGAAACAGGCGGTAAGGGTCGAGTTCGCCGGGTACGAGGCAGCTGTCAGGGAAGCAGGAATGAACCCCGGGTTGGAGGACAAGATAATCGTCGACCTACGGAGGATCGAGGACACCTATATTCGCCTGGAGAGAGAGATGGACGCCTCGGTTGACTCCTACCTTGAGGGCAAGCAACGTGAAGCGCTGGAGGCGCTGCGCGAGGCGACAGTCGAGCTGTTATCCGGAGAGATCTCGCCGGTGCTGGACGAGCGCATCTCTCAGACCTATGCCGAATTGATCCGTTACCGGGACAAGTCGGCCAGTTCTCGTCAAGCGCTGGCCGTCCTCCCCTGGGTTTTCGTGGTTTTCTCCACCGCCCTGGTAATCGCGACCTACCGGATCACGGAGAGGAGCATAAGCGGGTATGAGAAGGAGCTTGAGGAGGAGATCGCCGAGCGCAAGGAGGCACAGGAGAATGCTCGGCAAATCAGGACCGCATTGGAGAAAACAGTGGAGGACCTCGCCCGCTCCAACCGCGAGCTGGAGCAGTTCGCTAATGTGGCCTCCCACGACTTGCAGGAACCGCTGCGCATGGTGGCCAGCTATCTGCAGTTGCTGGAGAAACGCTACAAGAACGCGCTGGACTCCGATGCCGACGAGTTTATCGGCTATGCCGTGGACGGGGCAACCCGCATGAAGGCTATGATAGACGACCTGCTGGCCCTCTCGCGCGTGGAGAACAGGGGTGGAGAGTTCGAGTTAGTGGACAGCGAGAAGGTGCTAGAGGGCGTACTGAGAGACATTGGGCTGGCCGTGGAGGAGAACGAGGCCGAAATCACCCACGATGATCTGCCTTCGGTGATCGCGGATGAGGCGCAGCTCTCCAAACTCCTGCAGAACCTCATCACCAACGCCATCAG
Protein-coding sequences here:
- a CDS encoding ATP-binding protein, coding for MGYGLCEDLRADGKTAVSTRAKLMVGFALIGLTLIGFLVTDIVITSELDDLSKEQSLVADEMAREYALRSAIEGSVISAEVLLQGGVGREEYEAAKQAVRVEFAGYEAAVREAGMNPGLEDKIIVDLRRIEDTYIRLEREMDASVDSYLEGKQREALEALREATVELLSGEISPVLDERISQTYAELIRYRDKSASSRQALAVLPWVFVVFSTALVIATYRITERSISGYEKELEEEIAERKEAQENARQIRTALEKTVEDLARSNRELEQFANVASHDLQEPLRMVASYLQLLEKRYKNALDSDADEFIGYAVDGATRMKAMIDDLLALSRVENRGGEFELVDSEKVLEGVLRDIGLAVEENEAEITHDDLPSVIADEAQLSKLLQNLITNAIRFRGEEAPRVHVSARQEIGEWVFSVADNGIGIDPKYHERIFQIFERLNPRSDVSGTGIGLSITRKIVERHGGRIWVESEPGRGSTFYFTLPERRER